The genome window ACTCGCGGTGTGGGGCGCCGGCCTCGCGATCTTTTTCGACGACTACGCGAACACCCTGATCGTTGGAAACGCGATGCGCCCCATCACGGACCGCCTCCGGATCTCGAGAGAAAAACTCGCCTACCTCGTGGACTCCACCGCGGCGCCCGTCGCGGCCCTCGTTCCGATTTCCACCTGGGTCGGGTACCAGATCTCGCTGATCCAGGACGGGCTCCAGATCGCGGCGGACCAGCCCGGGACGAGCCCGGAGGCAGCGGCGTCGTTGTTGGCCGCCTCCCCTTTCACGGTTTTCCTGCACACGATCCCGTACCTCTTTTATCCGCTACTCGCGCTCTTCCTCGTCTTCCTGACCTCCTGGATGAACCGCGACTTCGGGGCGATGGCGGCGGCGGAAAACAGGGCCGCGTCAGGAGGCGGCTTATTTCGCCCGGGGGCCACCCTGGCCGCGGACACCTCGGACCAGATCCTGGACCCCGACGCCGGAACCCCCGAGCGATGGCCGAACGCGGCCCTCCCGGTCCTGACCGTGGTCATCGTCGTGCTCGCGGGGCTCTACACGACCGGACGCGCCTCCACGGGCGCCGGGGCCTCCCTCATGGACATCTTCGGCGCGGCCGACCCGTTCGTGACCCTCCTCTGGGGATCCTTCGCCGGGTGCGCCGTCGCCTTCATCCTCTCGCTCGGCGAGCGGATCCTGACCCTTCAGCAGACCGTACACGCCTGGATATCAGGGATGCGGGCGATGCTTCCCGCGATCGTGATCCTCGTCCTCGCCTGGTCCCTGGGGTCGGTCACGGAGATCGTCGGGACGGCGCCCTATCTCTCCCAGCTCCTGAACGAGCGGCTTCCGCTCGCCCTCCTCCCCGCGATCGTTTTTGTCACCGCGGCCGCGATCTCCTTCGCGACCGGCACTTCGTGGGGGACCATGGCGATCCTCCTTCCGGTCGTCATTCCGCTCACGGTGAGCCTCGGGGGAGGCGTGGATTTCGACGGGGGCACGCATTACTCGATCCTGCTCGGCGCGATCTCATCGGTCCTGGCGGGCGCGATTTTCGGGGACCATTGCTCGCCCATCTCGGACACGACGGTGCTCTCTTCGATGGCCGCCGGCTGCGACCACGTGGACCACGTGCGAACGCAGTTGCCGTACGCCGTGACCGTGGCCGCCATCACGGTTCCCCTCGGGGACGTGGCGACGGGATACGGGCTTCCCAATTGGGTAGCGCTGGCAGCGGGGGCCTTCCTCCTTTACGCCCTGGTCCGGTGGCTCGGGACTCCCGTTCCGGAAGATGCGTTGCCCGCCCCCACCGAGATTGATCGACCCGCCCCCGCGGGCTGAGGCCGCGCCGGTCCAACGGAGGCGCGCTCAGTAGCCCGAGCCCCACACCTCCCGCGCAAATCGAGCGAGGTACGCGCCCTCCGCGACCGCGATCCCCTCCGCGCCCACCGACCAGTCGTACGAAAAGAGCGCGATCCCTCCCACGCCAAGGCCGCGCGCCGCACGTCCCTTCGCCACGGCCCCCTCGAAGGAATCCTGATAGATCCCGAGCCCCGCCCAGATCCGCCGGGGATCGGCGCGCGCGGCGTTTCGAATCTGCGCCTCGAAGAGCGCCCCGTCGCGCCCGTAGGCCATGGGAATGACGAGGTCCACGATCCCGGCCGGAAGCCACGCCTCCCAGTCCTGGAAGCGCTCCCGGCGGGCCACGGCGCCGTCGGGGTGGACAGAGGCGCTCACGATCGTCCCCGGGCGCACGCTCCGGACGATGCGAAAAAGTCGCTCCATCGTCGTGGTCACCTGCTCGGTACGGTACCAATCCCAGAGGGAGGGAAAGGCGGTCACGTATGCGAGCGGATCCCGGGGCCAGCGAGATTCCGCTCCGTCGGCACCGACGCCGATCCGAGGGCGCGCCCACGCCCGAAATTTCTCCAGGGACACCCTCGAATAGTCGAATTCGGGAGAAGGATAGCGGAGATAGTCGAGATGCACGCCGTCCAACGGGTAGCGGCTCACGAGATCGGCGATCACCCGATCCAGATGATCCTGAACCTCAGGGTGGGCGGGGTTTGTGAAGAGCCCCTCCACACGCCCCGCATTCTCGATCGCGTAGCGGATGAGGGCGCCCAGGTAAGCGGGCTCCCGCGGGTCGCGCTCGAAGAGCTCGGATGCCAGCGCACGCGGCACCGCGAGTCTCCCCGGGTCGGCATTGACCAGGTGACGCGGATCCCGGGGGGGGAAAACGGCGCTGGCGACGAGATGGACATTCACCCAGGCATGGACGCGAAGCCCCCTCCGGTGCGCTTCGTCGAGGACCGTGCCGAGGGGGTCGAAGGGCGCCACGGAGCCGGGCATGGACTCCGGCCTCGGTTCCCAGCGGGATTCGTAGAAAGCATCCCCGCGCCCGCGGACCTGTACGAGGAGGGTGTTGAACCCCGACTCCGCGGCCCTCCGGACGGCCGCGCGCGCCGAATCCGGGTGGGAAAGGGCGGTCCGGACGATCCAGAGCGCCCGCACGTCTCCCGTCTCGGTCGGAAGGAGGACGGGAGGTAGGGCCCCCGAGAGTCCCCCCCCGACGTCCGGCGCGGGAACGCCGCCCGAGCTGTTGGGACGCGCTGCCGGTGCCCCGCGTGAGGCCGAAGGCGGGGGCAGATCGGGGGGCGGTGGAGGCGTCGGAAGCCCCACCCGGGTGCAGCCGGTCACCACGAACGCGATCGCGAGGAGGTGGGCCCCATGGGCCCTCATTCGCCGCGGCGCTCGCGGAAGAACTCCCGGAGGAGCGCAGCCGAGGCTTCCGCCAGGACCCCCGCAGTCAGGCGGGTGCGGTGATTGAGGCGCGGATCCTGGAGGAGATTCCCGAGCGTTCCCGCCATCCCGGCTTTGGGGTCGGTCGCTCCGTACACGACCCGCGCCACCCTCCCGAGCACGGCGGCGCCAGCGCATTGCGCGCACGGCTCGAGGGTCACGTAGAGGGTGGTCCCCGTGAGGCGCCAATCTCCGAGTCGCCGGGCCCCCTCCCGCAGCGCGACGACTTCCGCGTGCGCAGTTGGATCGGAACACTCGACCGTCCGATTAAATCCTTCGGCGAGGATCCGGTTTCCCCGGACCAGTACGGCGCCCACAGGCACCTCTCCCCGGGCTCGAGCCTGGCGCGCGCGTTCCAGGGCCCGTCCCATCCAGCGACGGTCCCCTGGTTCTGAAGACTCGATGTGGGGTGAGTCTGGACCGTCAGTGGGTCGTGGCACTGACCGGGACGGCGGCGTCCTCGAAGCGGCGATAGAGACCGGCCACGCGCGCCGAAACCCCGATGTCCGCGGGATCCTCGACGGAGAAGGCCTGCGACTCCGCCCGGGCGGGCTGGAGGAAATGGTGCTGCCCGTTCCGGCTGTAGCGGAAGAGCTGGGGCCCCTCCGGTCGGCGTGCCACGACAAGGTCCCCTTCCCGGACCGCGGAGAAGCCGGCCGGCTCGACGAGGAGAAAATCCCCTTTCTGAACCCCGAGCCCTTCGTATTCGCCGCTGCGCGACCGGAAGAAATAACTTCCCTTCGCGCCGGCAAGTCGGCGGTCCACCGAATAATACGCCTCGACGCCATCCGAGGAGAATCCGGTGCGGTCGTCCGGGAACGCGACGAAGCAGGGCACCGAGATCGTCTGGGGTGCAAGATCGATCCCGAGGATCTTCACGCCGCGCGAACGGGACGGGTCCCGCTCGACGTAACCCTTCTCCGCGAGCGCGCCGAGGTATTCCGACACCGTCTTCGTACTTTTGATGTCGAACTCCTCGCCGATCTCCCGGATCGAGGGCTGGTACGTATGCGTGCGCAGATACCGGACCATGTAGTCCAAAATCTTTCGCTCGAGATCGGTCAAAATCGCGGGCATGCACGCTCTCCGGAAGCCGGCTTCCGTCGCCGGGGACCCACAGCTTAACTGGGGGCTCGAAACGGTGTCAAGAACGGCGATTTCGTAGGCTTTCGAGCCGGTCTAGCGCCGTGCCGATGCGAGCCATCGCCCGGTCCCTGCCGAGAACCATCAACACCTCGAAGATCCCCGGGCTCACCGCTCGCCCCGTGACCGCTACCCGCAGCGGGTGGATGAGCTTCGCCGCACCCTCCCCCCGTTCCTCCGCCAGTGTTCTCAGTGCGCGCTCCAGCGCCGCGCCTTCCCAGGTCTCGATTTCGCCGAGTTTCTCCTGCAACGCGAATAGCCGCGCCGTCGCGCCCTCGAGGTCGGGCAACCAGAAGTCCGCCTCCGCCTCCGGGTCGTATTGGGGCGGATCCAGAACATAGGCGCGCGACTGTTCGGCCAGCTCGGTCAGACTCCGCGACCTGGGCTGGAGAAGGCGCACGAGGCGTGCGAACCGCTCCGGCTCCGACTCGATCCAGGCCTCGGTTCGCTCGCGTTCCCCCGGCGGGAGGCTCTCGACCAGGAGAGGCGCCAGTTCGGCCGGAGATTTCCGCGCCAGATGCTGTCCATTCAACCATTCGAGCTTCTTCGTGTCGAAGACGGAGCTCTTCTTGAGGATTCTGTCCAGCGAGAATCGTGCCACGAGTTCGTCCCGGGTGAGCACTTCTTCGTCCGTTCCGGGAGACCATCCAAGCAGGGCAAGGAAATTCACCATCGCCTCGGGGAGAATCCCCTGCCCCGCATATTCCCCGATCGCGGTCGCCCCATGCCGCTTGGAGAGACGTTTTCCGTCGGTTCCCAGGATCATCGGCACGTGCGCGAATCCGGGGACCGGGTGCCCCAACGCCTCGTAAATGAGGATCTGCTTCGGAGTGTTCGAGATGTGGTCGTCCCCCCGGATCACGAGGTTGATCCGCATCTCCGCGTCGTCCGAGGCGACGGCGAGATTGTAGGTCGGAGTGCCGTCGGTTCGAAGGAGAACGAGGTCTTCGATATCCGCGTTTCGGAACCGGGTTTTCCCATGGACCCGGTCCTCCCAGACCGTCTCCCCATCGGGGATCCGAAAACGAACCGCATGCGGCTCTCCCGCCGCGGCTTTTTCCTCCGCTTCGCCGGGGCGCAGCGCTTCCGCCGCCTCCCGAGGGAAGCGGAGCCCCCGGGTCGGGTGGTCCACCCGAAGTCGGACCAACTCGTCGGGCGTCGTGAAGTCTCGGTATGCCGCACCCCGTTCCAGGAGGGCGGCCACGTCGGCCCGGTGGCGATCTATCCCCAGGCTCTGGAAGAAGGGTCCCTCGTCCCAGTCGAGGCCGAGCCAGCTGAGTCCGGCCAGGATCGCCTCGACCATCTCTTCCGACGAACGTTCCTGGTCCGTGTCTTCGATCCGAAGGGCGAAGACGCCGCCTTCCTTGCGCGCGAGGAGCCAGTTGAAGAGGGCGGTGCGGGCCCCCCCGACGTGGAGAAATCCGGTGGGCGACGGAGCGAAGCGGAGGCGAAGGGTCACGCCGGCGCCTCGGCCTTCGACACCACGACCTCCTCCTTCCCGTATCGTCGCCGAATGTATTCGAGGAGGATTTCCTTGAACTCCTCGACCAGTGCATCGCCCTTCAGCGTGGTGAAGTGATCGCCGTCTACATAGACGGGTGCCTTGGGCTCCTCGAAAGTGCCCGGGAGGGAGATCCCGATGTTCGCGTGGCGCGACTCCCCGGGACCATTCACCACGCACCCCATCACGGCAACCTGCAGCTCCTCGACTCCCGGGTACTTTTCCCGCCACCGCGGCATTTCGGTGCGGATGAATCCCTGGATGCTCTCCGCCATCTCCTGGAAATAGGTCGAAGTCGTGCGCCCGCATCCGGGGCAGGAAGTGACCTGTGGTTCGAAGGACCGGATGTGGAGCGACTGGAGGATCTGCTGGGCGACCCGCACTTCCTCCGTCCGGTCCCCGCCGGGCCGGGGGGTCAACGAGACTCGGATCGTGTCGCCGATCCCTTCGATGAGGAGGACGGCGAGCGCGGTCGCGGTCGCCACGATTCCCTTTGCGCCCATTCCGGCCTCCGTCAGCCCGAGGTGGAGCGGATATTCGGAGAGCGGGGCGAGACGACGATAAACCGCGATCAGCTCCGGCACCTCGGAGACTTTCGCCGAGAGGATGATGTGATTCGCGGGGAGACCGGTCGCCTCGGCGAGAGCGGCGGAGCGAAGGGCGCTCTCCACGATCGCCTCGCGCAGGACGACCTGGGCGTCCGCGGGTTCCGCGAGCGCGGCGTTCCGATCCATGAGCTCGGTCAAGAGCGCCTGGTCGAGGGAGCCCCAGTTCACTCCGATCCGGACCGGCTTCCCGTTGTCCACCGCGACCCGTACGATCTCCTGGAAATTCTCATCCCTTCGCTTCGCGCCAACGTTCCCCGGGTTGATGCGGAATTTGGCGAGGGCGCTCGCACAGGTGGGGAACTTCCGTAGGAGAAGGTGCCCATTGTAGTGAAAGTCGCCCACGATCGGGACGGTCACCCCCGCGTCTCGGAGGCGCGCCACGATCTCGGGGACGGCGTCGGCCGCGGCCTCGTGGTTCACCGTGACGCGGACGATCTCGCTCCCGGCCGCGGCGAGTTCCGCGGCCTGCGCCACGGTCGCGCCGACATCGGCCGTATCCGTGTTCGTCATGGACTGCACGACCACGGGATTGTTGCCGCCGACCCGGACCCCGCCAACATCCACTTCGAGGGTCCTGCGGCGCGTCCAGATGCTCAAGGGTTGGCTCCCGGTGACTTTGCGGCATGAGAGTACTCGAAAAATCTACGACGGTGGGGAGGGGGCTCCAAGCGGAGGAGGGACGTTCTCCAGTGAGAATCGGCCCGCGGTGCGGTACGCGTCCGGTCCCGGGAGCCGGCGCACGGCGGCTCCAGGAACCCGGCTTTGCCTCGCCCGCTCTCCCCGGACATCTTTCCCTCTGTGTCCTTTCGGCCTCGGGAGGCGGCGCGATGGCATCGAACAACAGGGAAGGCACGCGCGCCCGGGCGCGGCACGGGGGAAGAACTCCCGGGGACGGGATTCCCGTCGTTCTCGTGGTGTTGGCCTTCGTCACGGCCGGGTGTTCCGGCCCGGATCCGAGCGCCGATTCACCCCCCGGGGCCGGCGTCCCCGACTCTCTCGCCATCGCCGCGGTGGTGGACCCCGAGGTGGCCTCGGAACCGGTGGAGCTCTCGGCCATCCTCCACCCGTTGAACGACTCTGGTGTGTCCGGCACGGCAATGGCGGTCCACTCCGACGACATCGTGGTGATCGTCATCGAAGCGGCTGGACTTCCCCTCCCCGGAGAATACCCGGCGGCTCTCCACCAGGGAAATTGCGCGGCGGGGGGCGAGCCTCTGGCGACGCTCGACCCCGTCATTGGACTCGCAGATCGAACGGGAGAGAGCACGACGACCCTCGGATCCGAAAACGTCGTCCTCGAGGGCCCCCTCTTCATCCAGGTCAGCGGGGCGGGGGACGTCCCCCTCTCCTGCGGGGATCTCCCGCCTCACCGCTCTACCCGTCCCTTCCCCTGACTCCCTCCCGTCTCACCAGGCCGTGGCGATGAAAGAAATCCCTCCTTTTTTCGAGCAGGTGAATCGTTATTTCGACCGGGGGGCGGCGCTCCTGGACTACCCCAAGGGTCTCCTCGACCAGATCAAGGCATGCAACACCGTCTATCACGTGAGTTTTCCCCTCCGCCGGGACGACGGAACGATCGAGGTGATCCACGGGTGGCGGGCGCACCACTCCCAGCACCGGCTCCCCGTGAAAGGCGGGGTGCGCCTCACCAGTCACGCCTCCGAAGACGAGGTCACCGCGCTCGCCGCGCTCATGACGTACAAGTGCGCTCTGTTGGACATTCCCTTCGGTGGCGCGAAGGGGGCGATCCGGGTGGAAAAAGACGCTTACTCCGCCGCGGAGCAGGAGCGGATCATCCGTCGCTACACCTTCGAGCTGGTGCAGAGGAACTACATCGGGCCCGGAGTGGACGTTCCGGGACCGGACCTGGGGATCGGAGCCCGCGAGATCGCGTGGATGGCCGACACCTACCTCGCCCTCTCGCGAGGTGAGGAATCCAGCTCCGCGGCCCTCACGGGAAAGCCGCTCAGCCAGGGAGGGGTTCGCGGCCGGGTGGAGGCGACTGGACGGGGGGTCTACTTCGGCATCCGGGAGGCCTTTCGGGAACGGGAAGTGGTGGGGCGCTGCGGGCTCTCGCCGGGGCTCGACGGAAAGACGCTCGTGGTCCAGGGGCTCGGGAACGTCGGAGCTCACGCCGCGAAGTTTCTGGCGGAAGACGGGGTTCGAGTCGTGGGCATCCTGGAACGAGAGGGGGCGATTTACGACCCGAAGGGGTTCGACGTCGTCGCCGTGGCGGCCCATCGCGCTGGGCACGGATCGCTTCTCGATCTGGACGCGCCCGTGAAGCTCGGGCCCGAAGATTCCTCCCTCGGGCTGGAGTGGGAGTGCGACGTTCTCCTCCCGGCCGCCCTCGAGAACATGATCCACGCCGAGAACGCTCCACGCATCAAGGCGAAGATCCTCGCGGAGGCGGCGAACGGACCCACGACGGCGGAAGCGAGCGACATCCTCTCCCGGATGGGCGTCCTCCAGATTCCCGATCTCTATCTCAACGCAGGCGGAGTCACCGTCTCCTATTTCGAATGGGTGAAGAACCTCTCCCACATCCGCTTCGGTCGGATGCAGAGGCGATTCGAGGCCGCCTCGAACGCGCGGATCTTGACGGCCGTGGAAGGGCTCACCGGCCGGACCTTCGGGACGGACGCCTTCGCGGAGATCGCCGTCGGGGCGTCGGAGGAGGACCTGGTCAATTCCGGGCTGGAAGAGACGATGATCGCGGGGTTCCACGACCTCTGCTCGTTGGCCCAGGAGCGCGCGACGGATTACCGCACCGCGGCCTTCGCCATCGCAATCCGCAAGATCGCCACGAGCTACGAAGAGCGGGGGATCTTCCCCTGAGGATGCGGTTTATTCCACTCAGGTCTGCCCGGCGCGGGCGGACCCCAGAAGCGGACCGATCAAACGCCGGTCCCTTTCCGCGTCAAATCATGCTTGCGTGACGCCCTGCGCGGATGAATTATTCATGCATGCGTACGAAGCGCCCCATTTTCTTCGGCGCCGCCGCGCTCGTCCTGTCGCTCGTTCCCCTTCATGAGACGAGCGCCCAGACGCTCATCAACGGCACCCTCCTCGACGAGCGCACGGACGAGCCAATATCGGCCGGCGTCATCTTTCTTCTGAATGACCAGCGTCGAATCGTCATGTCCTCGGAGACGGACGTGTCTGGATCCTTCGAGCTTTGGGCGGGAACTTCGGGCCGTTACATCATGCGCTCCCAGCGACTGGGGTACCTCAACACTTCGACCCCGGAGTTGGAGCTCGTCCCAGGCGACACCCTGCACTTAGAATTCAGGATCTCCCCCAACGCGGTTTACCTGGCCCCGATCACGATTCGTGCGAAGGCGCGCCCCTGGTGGGAGACGAGTGAACCAGCGGTTCTTTGGTCCTACTACGAGAGACGGGACCTTTACGAACGCATGGGGATGGGACGCTTCCTCGACCGCCAGGACCTCCAAAGGTACGACGGGATGCCCCTCTGGCAGATGCTCGGGACGCTGCCCGGTGTCCAGCTCCACCAAAGCGAGGACGGACTCGTCAACTACCCCTCGCTGCGCGCCCAGCGCGGCCTCCTTCGCCCCTGCCAGCCCGACTACTACTTGGATGGGATGCACATCTCGCTGCGGTCTCCGGACGATCCGGACTTCGGACCGCCGGACACGATCGATGCGTTTCTGACCGTGTCCCAGATCGTCGGAATGGAGGTCTACGCGGGCGCGGCCCAGGTCCCCGGAGTCTTCGGCGGAACGAGGGCGAACTGCGGCGTCGTCGCCTTCTGGACGAGCCGTCAGGGCTGAGCCTCGGCCTCCGCCCCCTCCCGCGGGCGACCTCCTCGGTCGGCCACGGCGGATCAGAAGTTCCCTTGAGCTCGCGGGCCAATCTCCACCGAGACGCCGAGTAGGAAGGTCCACAGGTTGGTTTCGCTCTGCTGGGGGTCGAGCTCGACCGATCCGTCCGGCAGGTCGTGGATGTCTCCCTTCCTCAGGTACCGAGCTTCGCCATTTCCGTGGTACCGCGCGCCCGCGTCGATCAGGACCGAAGCGGATTCCCCCGTCCAGACACGGAGCTGAGCCCCGGGTCCGGCCGTCCAGGCGAACGTCAGGTCGTCGAAATTGGTGGACGACGCAAAGGGGTCGTTGTTGTTGTCCGATCCTTCGACCGAGGAGGTCGTGTTGAAATAGGCGAGCCCGATCGAGGCGTTCGCATAGAGCCTCACCTCTCCGGAACCGACGCCGATCTCGGGTCCCACGCCGAAGAGGAAAATGTTGTTCGACGTCGTAAGATCGCCGGTGATGCGGCAGGGCTGTGTGACACAGATCCGGATCGTCTCGCTCCCATAGTTCAGGAAACCGAGGTCGGCCCGAAGGCTCAAGATTCCCCCTTCATCCAGCGCGAGCCTGCCGTGCATCCCGATTCCAAAGCCGAAATCCACATTTTCTTCGAATTCGCCGACGGGAAAGGCGAAGAGGAGATTGGCGCCGGCATATCCACGCGGGGTGTCAGGCTGCTGGCCCACGACCGGAAGCGGAGCCGTCAATGAGAAAAGAAGGAAAAAGAAGGCGCTTCGGCGCATCTGAGCGGCGGATCCCGAGTTGAATGGATGTGCGGAGGGGAACATCCGAGCATGCTAAGATACATGTGCAGAACTCCCCCAGAAGCCCGGCAACGGCGCAACCCATCCCTGCTTCTCGCGACGGGCATCGCCCTTCTGGCCTGTGGCTTGCCGATCACGGCGCACGCCCAGTCGCGCGTCACCGGAGACGTCGTGGACGGGGAGACCGGTCTGCCGATCGGGGAGGCGTACGTCGTCCTCCAGGGCGCCCGTATGACTTCCGCGGCATCCAGTTCCGACGGCGGCTTCACGCTGACGGGAATGGGACCCGGCATCCACACTCTGCGAGTGCGCCACCTCGCCTACCGCGAGGTGCAGCAGGACATCGAGGTCGCCGGGGCCGGAAGGGTAACACGTGTCCGGGTCGAACTCCTCCCTCGGGCCCTGGCCCTCGAGCCCATCGTGGTCGAGGTGGACGCACGCCCCACGATGGGTCCCCTGGCGAGCGTGTACGACCGCGTGGACCACATGCGCTTGCTCGGCCAAGGAAGGTTCTTCGAGCGCGATCGACTCGAGGAGTGGAACATCAGCCGGCTCTCGGAGGTCATTCGGACGCTCCCCGGGGTCCGCGTCAATCGCGGTCAAATCTCTCTCGACCCGACCTGCCGCGGGGCTCCACGATATTTTCTCGATGGAGCGCCTCTCCGGCTCGGAAACGAGACGATCGATGATTGGGTCCAGGCCTACAACGTGGAGATCGTCGAAGTTTACCGGCGGGTCTCGGAGATCCCTGGAGAGTTCGGGGGGCCCGAAGCGCAGTGCGGCGTGATCGCCATCTGGACGCGCCGAGGTCCCTGACCGCTCCACGCGGAACGGTGGAAGCGTCACCTCCGGGCCGGACGCCCCTCCCCGGATCCCACGTCAGTCGAAGACGATCACCCCCCGCGCGTTCACGCCCTTTTCCAGATCCGCGAACGCCTCCGGCCCCTCGTCGATCGTGTATGTCCGGGTGACCATTCCCTCCAGGTCGAGTCTCCCGGCACGATAGAGGTCGAGAAGGCGCGGAAAATCTTCCCGGGGATTTGCGCTTCCGAAGATGCAGCCGCGGAGAGTCTTCCCGGAGAGGGGAAAGGTGAAGGCATCCACGCGGATCTGGTCGCCGAGTTTCCCCACCCCGACGACGACGGTCGTCCCTCCTCGCCGGGTCACCTTAATCGCGGCCTCGACGACCTCGGGTTTTCCGATCGCCTCAAACGCGAAGTCCACGCCGATTTTTCCGGTGGCCTTGAGGATCTGCTCCTGAGCGCCTTCGGCGGAAAACGCTTCCGTGGCCCCAAAGCGCATCGCCATCTCGAGCTTTGGCTCGGAGACGTCCACCGCGATGATGCGCGCGGCGCCGGCGATCCGTGCCCCCTGGATCACCGCGATCCCGACTCCCCCACATCCGAAGACCGCTACCGTCGAGCCGGGCGTCACCCGGGCGGTGTGGATCGCGGCGCCGACCCCCGTCGTAACGCCGCATCCGATGAGGGCCGCGACGCGGAGGGGGATCTCCTTCGGAACCGAAACGACGTTCATCGCCGGGCAGACCACCCGTTCGGCCATGTTTCCGAGCGAGATGAACGCGCCGAGGGGCTCTCCCTTCCAATGGAGTCTCCTGGTGCCGTCCACCATCGTCCCCCCCCGGGGGGTGCTCCGGCAAAGGTA of Gemmatimonadota bacterium contains these proteins:
- a CDS encoding Zn-dependent alcohol dehydrogenase, which translates into the protein MKALVAYALNQMGVEEVELDPPKASEIQIRMAAAGVCHSDLSALNGTIPVEFPLVLGHEGAGVVEAVGEGVTHVKPGDHVVMSFVPNCGTCFHCLRNEAYLCRSTPRGGTMVDGTRRLHWKGEPLGAFISLGNMAERVVCPAMNVVSVPKEIPLRVAALIGCGVTTGVGAAIHTARVTPGSTVAVFGCGGVGIAVIQGARIAGAARIIAVDVSEPKLEMAMRFGATEAFSAEGAQEQILKATGKIGVDFAFEAIGKPEVVEAAIKVTRRGGTTVVVGVGKLGDQIRVDAFTFPLSGKTLRGCIFGSANPREDFPRLLDLYRAGRLDLEGMVTRTYTIDEGPEAFADLEKGVNARGVIVFD